The following are from one region of the Methanomassiliicoccales archaeon LGM-DZ1 genome:
- a CDS encoding LicD family protein: MNTIQEGLLDMMADIDRAARENGAEYSLDCGTAIGAVRHRGFIPWDDDMDILVKEEDLPKFLDAMESLPEGKYTVQCPLSIDFANTFYKIRRNGTTAIEDDHWSNRGHQGLFIDVFVARGYPDGRFRRARYELLLKFQRGMRLIAFRCYGDPSKDRRQRWCDRMQARAQERMRRLCRDDRTMYRIDYPVDSRPVPREWYREYTDVPFEGHMFRMYADYDDILTDAYGDYMTPPPEEERIGKHIVAFSMTEDYRDWLREHGH; the protein is encoded by the coding sequence ATGAACACTATCCAGGAAGGACTGCTGGATATGATGGCAGACATCGACCGGGCCGCCCGGGAGAACGGAGCGGAATACTCCCTGGACTGCGGCACGGCGATCGGAGCGGTCCGCCACCGCGGGTTCATCCCATGGGACGACGACATGGACATACTCGTGAAGGAAGAGGACCTCCCGAAGTTCCTGGATGCCATGGAGAGCCTGCCCGAGGGGAAGTACACTGTCCAGTGCCCCCTGAGCATCGATTTCGCCAACACATTCTACAAGATCCGCAGGAACGGGACCACCGCCATAGAGGACGATCATTGGAGCAACCGCGGCCACCAGGGGCTCTTCATAGACGTGTTCGTCGCCCGCGGATATCCCGACGGGCGCTTCCGGAGAGCGCGGTACGAACTCCTGCTGAAGTTCCAGCGGGGGATGAGGCTCATCGCCTTCCGCTGCTACGGGGACCCCTCGAAGGACCGCCGCCAGAGATGGTGCGACCGCATGCAGGCGCGGGCGCAGGAGCGCATGCGCAGGCTCTGCAGGGACGACCGCACGATGTACCGCATCGACTATCCTGTGGACTCCCGCCCGGTCCCCAGGGAATGGTACCGCGAGTATACCGACGTCCCGTTCGAGGGGCACATGTTCCGTATGTACGCCGACTACGACGACATCCTGACGGATGCCTACGGGGATTACATGACCCCTCCGCCCGAGGAGGAGAGGATCGGCAAGCACATCGTCGCGTTCAGCATGACCGAGGATTACAGAGACTGGCTCAGGGAGCACGGTCACTGA
- a CDS encoding GtrA family protein — translation MGIRDFCDGLFYGKHGEVMRYLFIGALNVAITWGVYAALVLLGIKPVYSNAASWVIGVMVAFVLNKTFVFGSQTRKKKTVSKEATYFVAGRAFTGAINICGFPVLYDMGLDLELFGVDGFPAKIIISFIEIVLNYLISKYAVFVKKTDDDLQ, via the coding sequence ATGGGGATCAGGGATTTCTGTGACGGTCTTTTCTACGGGAAGCACGGAGAGGTCATGCGCTACCTCTTCATCGGCGCCCTCAACGTTGCCATCACCTGGGGCGTCTACGCGGCCCTGGTCCTCCTCGGGATCAAACCGGTCTACAGCAATGCGGCCTCCTGGGTCATAGGAGTGATGGTCGCTTTCGTGCTCAACAAGACCTTCGTCTTCGGCAGTCAGACGAGGAAGAAGAAGACCGTCAGCAAGGAGGCCACCTACTTCGTCGCAGGAAGGGCCTTCACGGGGGCTATCAACATCTGCGGGTTCCCCGTCCTCTACGACATGGGCCTCGACCTAGAGCTCTTCGGGGTCGACGGGTTCCCCGCTAAGATAATCATCTCGTTCATCGAGATCGTGCTGAACTATCTCATCAGCAAGTACGCCGTTTTCGTGAAGAAGACCGATGATGATCTTCAGTGA
- a CDS encoding glycosyltransferase, with amino-acid sequence MPDLEVTVGICAYNEAQIIERSIRSVYSQKLSTVSVKEVLVVSSGSTDGTDDIVKGLQAEFPTLRLYRQEKREGKNSAINCYLDHKSCDLVVMLNADNAFGTEDSLQKLVEPLADPKVGITGGHPIPTNGKDTKIGFAVNLMWCVHHQLALEHPKIGELIAFRDIGTRLPTDMQSDEDIIRMKLEEAGYICVYVPDSIVLNRGPETEEDFIKQRVRVNVGECVMQKKYGYSIPTWNKRYLVKAAVACIKELGFHPFKMLYVARLEGRCRRIAREHVEKGGDNMSVWEMVGSTKKL; translated from the coding sequence ATGCCAGATTTGGAGGTGACTGTAGGGATATGCGCCTATAACGAGGCGCAGATCATCGAGCGGTCCATCCGCTCCGTCTACTCCCAGAAGCTCAGCACGGTCTCGGTGAAGGAGGTGCTGGTCGTCTCAAGCGGGAGCACCGACGGGACCGACGACATCGTCAAAGGGCTGCAGGCGGAGTTCCCCACCCTCCGCCTTTACAGGCAGGAGAAGAGGGAGGGCAAGAACTCCGCCATAAACTGCTACCTCGACCACAAATCATGCGATCTCGTGGTCATGCTGAACGCTGACAACGCGTTCGGCACCGAGGATTCCCTCCAGAAGCTGGTCGAGCCCCTCGCTGACCCGAAGGTCGGGATCACCGGGGGTCACCCTATCCCGACCAACGGGAAGGATACCAAGATCGGTTTCGCCGTCAACCTCATGTGGTGCGTCCACCACCAGCTCGCGCTCGAGCATCCCAAGATCGGAGAGCTGATAGCGTTCCGCGATATCGGCACCCGCCTGCCGACCGACATGCAGTCCGATGAGGACATCATACGCATGAAACTGGAGGAGGCCGGGTACATATGCGTCTACGTCCCGGACAGTATAGTCCTGAACCGCGGACCGGAGACGGAAGAGGATTTCATCAAGCAGCGCGTCCGCGTCAATGTCGGCGAATGCGTCATGCAGAAGAAGTATGGCTACAGTATCCCTACATGGAACAAAAGGTACCTCGTGAAGGCGGCGGTGGCCTGCATCAAAGAGTTGGGGTTCCATCCCTTCAAGATGCTTTACGTGGCGCGCCTGGAGGGCAGATGCCGCCGCATCGCGCGCGAGCATGTGGAGAAGGGAGGCGACAACATGAGCGTATGGGAGATGGTCGGCTCGACCAAGAAACTGTGA